The window CCACTGCTTCGCCTCCGGGTCGTCGACTCCGGCCGCGTGCACCACGACGTCCAGGCGCCCGCGCTCCCGTACGACCTCTTCGACCGCCCGGTCGACCTGGTCGGCGTCCGAGACGTCCACGGTCACGGATCTCGCGCCGGGCAGTTCCTTGGCGACCGCCTCGGCCGCGGAGCCGTCGACGTCCGCGGCGAAGACGGCCGCGCCTTGCGCCGCGAGTCGCCGGGCGACCGCGGCGCCGATGCCCGAGCCGGCTCCCGTGACCAGCGCGGCCCTGCCCGTGAAGCGTCCGCGTGGCATGTCTTCGTCGCCCATCGGATTGACCCGCCTCCGCCCGCTCATCGAACTGCATATTGAACTGACTTCATTTTTGCTACCGTTTCGCTCATGTCAACAGGCAGGATGAGAGCAGTCCGGATGACGCGCTGGGGCGGCCCACCGGTGCTCACCGAAGTGGCACGTCCGACACCCAGGGCGGATGAGGTCCTGATCCGGGTGGAGGCGGCGGGCGTCTGCCGCTCCGACCTCCACGTCCTGGACGCCGGGTCCGATGCCCTGCCCTACCGAACTCCGTTCACTCTCGGGCACGAGGTCGCCGGGCGCGTGGCAGAGCGCGGACCCGGGGCCACCGGTCCGGCGGTGGGTGAGCGTGTGGTCGTCTACGGCCCCTGGGGCTGCGGGCGGTGCGCTCGCTGCGCGGCCGGCGCGGAGAACTACTGCGACCGCCGATCGGAGCTCGACGCGGTCCGGACCGGTACGGGAGTGGGGCTCGGGCGCGACGGCGGCATGGCCGACTACCTGCTCGTACCGTCCGGCCGGGTGCTGGTTCCGGTGGGCGATCTGCCCGCCGCGCAGGCGGCACCCCTGTCGGACGCCGGGCTCACCGCGTATCACGCCGTGACCGGGATCCGGCCGTCGCTGCCACGCGACAGCGATGGCGACGACCGTGACGATGGGCGTGGCAGCGGCAGCGCGACCGTGGCCGTCATCGGAGTCGGCGGCCTCGGGCATCTGGCGGTCCAGATCCTGCGGGCCACGACGTCGGCGCAGGTCCTCGCCGTGGACGTACGCGAGGAGGCACTCGCGCTGGCCGACGCCTGCGGCGCGCACTTCGGCACGCTGCTGCGGCCCGACACCGCGGAGGTGCTCCGGCGACGGGCCGGCGGGGTCGGCGTGGACGCCGTGCTCGACTTCGTCGGCAGCCACTCCAGCCTGGAGCTCGCGGTCGGCGCCCTGCGGGCGGGCGGCGACCTGGCAGTCGTCGGGAGCGGCGGCGGGGAGCTCACCGTGCGCAAGCCCGGCGCACTGCCTCCCGGGGTACGGATCTCACTGCCGTTCTGGGGGACGCGGCCGGAACTCGAAGAGGTCGTCGCCCTGGCGCGCAAGGGCGTGCTGAGGGTGGAGACGGAGGAGTTCGCCCTGTCGCGCGCGCCGGAGGCGATCGACAGACTGCGCTCCGGTCTCACACGGGGGCGTACGGTGCTCGTCCCCGACTGATCCGGTCCG is drawn from Streptomyces liliifuscus and contains these coding sequences:
- a CDS encoding NAD(P)-dependent alcohol dehydrogenase is translated as MRAVRMTRWGGPPVLTEVARPTPRADEVLIRVEAAGVCRSDLHVLDAGSDALPYRTPFTLGHEVAGRVAERGPGATGPAVGERVVVYGPWGCGRCARCAAGAENYCDRRSELDAVRTGTGVGLGRDGGMADYLLVPSGRVLVPVGDLPAAQAAPLSDAGLTAYHAVTGIRPSLPRDSDGDDRDDGRGSGSATVAVIGVGGLGHLAVQILRATTSAQVLAVDVREEALALADACGAHFGTLLRPDTAEVLRRRAGGVGVDAVLDFVGSHSSLELAVGALRAGGDLAVVGSGGGELTVRKPGALPPGVRISLPFWGTRPELEEVVALARKGVLRVETEEFALSRAPEAIDRLRSGLTRGRTVLVPD